The Fusarium falciforme chromosome 12, complete sequence DNA window AGTGCTtcgaccttggccttcaACCAATAGGTTCTTATCATGTTCCGACCCTCCTCTTTCGTCCCAAGAGCCGTGACGAATGCCAGACGGGCTGCCTCGAGAtaccccttcttctccaactcCTTCTCCGGGATGGAATTAGCACCGGCCTCGACCGCCAAATCGGTCTTGTCTTCCGACATGCCATAGCAGATCCGCCCAATGCGGTTGTAGACGTCGAACCGAAGTTTGGCCTCCTTGCTCCCCAAGGCAAAGGAGTTTCCACTTCCCATGAGCTGCTGCAACCTTTCTTCGTAGTCACCGATGCTGGTCTTGGGCGTTGTGTCTGATTCATCATCTCGCGCTCTCATGGCCCCGTCGTAGGCATTTTCGAACGCATTGAAGACTGCCCTGCCATGCTCATCCTGTCCCTCAATTATCTCGGCCGCGTTGAGAGCCTCTGCCAACGCTGGCTCATAGAGCCCGTCATACCGCAGTGCCATCGCGATGGCAACACTGGCTGTGGCAGCCTTCAGCCTCTCACTCTCATCGTCCCGCCCTATCAGCCTTGCTCTCAATCCTTCTCCCACTTTAAGGATTGCTTCCGTGCGTGCTTCAGGCTCGGAGTGCTGGGGGTAGGGTTCCCACCCTTGCGACATGTAGGTATCTCGATCGCGCAACGCTTGATGGGCGAATCGGAATGAGTTGTATGCGCTGCTCGGGAACTGTGCCGCTCCCCAATTGTCGCTATGGCGCGCCGCCAACTGCTCGAGGATGTTGCAGTGAGGCTCTGGGTCATCCCTCTCTGGTTTTATCGCGTTGAGCCAGTCTCGAGGTCCTTCAGACAGACCGGTCAAGTCACTCCCGTCTACTAAACGCAGCCAGTACGAGAGTATCCTCAACGTTGCACTGATCTCATCGAAGTTTGTTCCTAGCAGAGATTGGCATTTCCCCCAATCTACTTCGGGTACATTGACCTCCAGAACCTTCAATGCACCATTCTCGTTGCTGAAGACGTGAGCCATTCCTCGTACCACGGTCTTTGCGACAATAGCAGCCGGTTGACTCTTCTCGTTGATTGAAACCTCGGGTCTTGGGAACGTTACGAGTTGCGGTCCCGACGCCTCGTGCTCTGAAACCGGTGCGCGTTGTGACCTCATCCTTGAATCTTTCGGGGGGGGACTGATGTGGTCGGCAACACTGGTTCGAATCATAGTCTTCTGACTGCGGCAGATTGGCGCGATTGCTCGACGGCTCGTCGCGAGCTCCATGATGCTGCGCGGCGGTGTCATCGCCATGATGCTGCGTGGCGGTGTCATCGCCATGATGCTTCCCGGTGGTGCCGTTTCTGGCCTCATTTGGTGGGAATCCATTGTAGAATCAACATGCAAGTATTGCGATGAAGCCGCCCGTAGGAACTTGAACCAAAGTGTGGCAGCTTGATACACAAGTTGCTCATGATTCTTGTCCTTCTGTTCCCCGACATCGGTCTTTTCAGTCAGAACATGAGAGAGCATCTTGAACATGAGGACATTAGCCGGAAGAGTAGCccatgttgttgttggccagTATGCCTGAAGCGCAGGATGTCGGAACTGAATcaggtcgtcgtcgcccgCTTGGCCACCGTTTTGACCGTGTCTGGACATGGGGGCTGCCCGAGAAAGAAGACTGGTCGTTTAATTAGCATAAGCAATTCCACACGAGCCACGAAGTGATCTTGCTTGACTCACAGGGATAAGTTGCCGGCGAGTTCTACTTGAAGCCTATTCCCAGCTGCAAGGCCGACTCCGTCACGGGACTTGGCTTCCCCCTTTCCTTCGCTGCCCTCCTCCGCAGCTGTGGTGATGTTCCATTGGGAAACCaattttagtaatactttTGCTGTGCCAATACACAGCGGTTGGTCATTGCAAAGAGCCAGCCAGGTGAAGAGACAATGAAGCTGAGTCTGTTCTTGCTCGTTTCGATGATCGATGCATTCGTGAAAGAGGTCCCCGTATATCTCCACATGACTCGTTTTGAGCGTGTTCAATGGAGACAAGTCACTGCCGCCAAGGACGTTGAATCGCCGAAGAGCATAATCCACATACAAGTAGGCTGTGCAGGTGATGGTAAGCACCGGCATAATGAGTTGGGTCATCGGCTTTTTACTTACTGGTCGCTTTCTCACACACACCATTGACGAGGCTTTCTCGTGTTTCGGGTGCGAGGTCGTTCAATGGGGACAGGTTCATGGCGAGATGTTTGGTAAAGGTGCGCAGGTCGTGGTTTTCAGCATTTGTGTTACCGGCCCCCAGAATAATCTTCGACTCTTCCGGAATGTCCATCTCCATATTCGAGCTTGTGGTAAGGACGAGACTGATTCTCAACTTTCTATTTTCGATGCTTGTCTGGAACTCCAGCAGATCGTGCTTTGACTCGGCAATGTCGACATCGTCAAGAATTAGGAATAACCAGGGTTCATGTGAGTTGCCCTCCGATGGTTTGAATCTGGCCTCAAAGTGATCGTCCCATGTTGGGTTGGTACTCTCTCCTCGAGACTTTTGCCCGAGACAGTGATCCATGGCCCACTTGCGATACGCGGCGTCTTGTTCGACGATCTGGATGACGCAGCAACGAATCATGTCGTCAATGGAATTTCGCCTCCAAACTCTTGGCCGAAACAAAAGTAGGCAACCGATATGCCCGCGGCTTCGGTTTGTGTGCCGCTCTTGTTGATGGGGAGTTGTTGCTTGGAGGTCTTGAGGTGCTCAAAAATAAAGGAGGACAGCATGCTTCTCCCGGTGTGACGGCCACCTTGCAGGAGGAGAAACTGAGAGGTTCCATCAAGGAGGGTGTGATAGgcctggtggtgatgaaTCCACTCGCAGGTGCCAGGGAGGCGTGAAGACAACATCCTAGTCAGCCGTCTCTGGTGGATGCCCTCCGTATCTCCAATGTTGAATGATGCCCTGAGGGTTCTTAGAACGTTGGATTGATAGCTGGCGTGATCCACAGTGACGGCATCCGCAATCTGTTTGCTGGCATCCTCCGTCTTGGGTTTGTGACGTATCTCGTGAGAGAAAGTGCTAAAGTCTCGCCTGAAACTACCGATTTGTAGCTGTAGGTCGACGATATTCGTGCCGAGTCCATCGATCTGCCCGACAATGTGATGGGTATCGTCGATGACCAAGTCCACCGAGGCGCGCAGGTCGGCGACGTTCTTGTTGATGTCAACAGAGATGCCCAAAGTGCAGTACAATGCCGCCTGGTCAAGTCGAGTGAGCTGTTCTTGAAACAAGGCATGCGCGTCGGATAAGGGCGTGGATGGTTTGGCGAGCTCCTTGAAGAAGTTCATGAACTTGCCACGGCCGACAAAGATCTGAGCATCAACAATAAAACCGAGAAGCCTGTCAAACACATCGACAAGCTGCTGGCCAAATTGTGGTCCATCGGGCAATCTCCCTTCGAGCACCGACAGACGTCTGAAGAAGTTCGCTGTGACTTCAAAGAACTTTTTGATCTCGTCGAGCTGGCCCGACACTTTCTGCGTGGCACTCAAAACAAAGACCAAAGCTTCCGCAATGATCGGCGCTGGCGCAAAAACGCTCCCTGCGATGGCGCCGATGGTGCTCGCGGTCCGAAGAATGACCTCGGCCGCCCCCTTTGCAACCTTGAGCGTGACTTGAAGCGGGCCCTTGATGCGGTCCGAGAAGTGTCCAAGCGAGTCGCGCTCCTTTTCAAACTCGGCAGTCAGCCGGTTCAAGGTGGCCTGCATGGTGGTACTGTTCCATGGCGTGTTCATGGCCTTGGATTGATCGAGTTTGAACTTG harbors:
- a CDS encoding Goodbye domain-containing protein, which encodes MSSSSAIDPAMDSAWRTDIGTLWTAAVAKHNQKVGIKFKLDQSKAMNTPWNSTTMQATLNRLTAEFEKERDSLGHFSDRIKGPLQVTLKVAKGAAEVILRTASTIGAIAGSVFAPAPIIAEALVFVLSATQKVSGQLDEIKKFFEVTANFFRRLSVLEGRLPDGPQFGQQLVDVFDRLLGFIVDAQIFVGRGKFMNFFKELAKPSTPLSDAHALFQEQLTRLDQAALYCTLGISVDINKNVADLRASVDLVIDDTHHIVGQIDGLGTNIVDLQLQIGSFRRDFSTFSHEIRHKPKTEDASKQIADAVTVDHASYQSNVLRTLRASFNIGDTEGIHQRRLTRMLSSRLPGTCEWIHHHQAYHTLLDGTSQFLLLQGGRHTGRSMLSSFIFEHLKTSKQQLPINKSGTQTEAAGISIVEQDAAYRKWAMDHCLGQKSRGESTNPTWDDHFEARFKPSEGNSHEPWLFLILDDVDIAESKHDLLEFQTSIENRKLRISLVLTTSSNMEMDIPEESKIILGAGNTNAENHDLRTFTKHLAMNLSPLNDLAPETRESLVNGVCEKATTYLYVDYALRRFNVLGGSDLSPLNTLKTSHVEIYGDLFHECIDHRNEQEQTQLHCLFTWLALCNDQPLCIGTAKVLLKLVSQWNITTAAEEGSEGKGEAKSRDGVGLAAGNRLQVELAGNLSLLLSRAAPMSRHGQNGGQAGDDDLIQFRHPALQAYWPTTTWATLPANVLMFKMLSHVLTEKTDVGEQKDKNHEQLVYQAATLWFKFLRAASSQYLHVDSTMDSHQMRPETAPPGSIMAMTPPRSIMAMTPPRSIMELATSRRAIAPICRSQKTMIRTSVADHISPPPKDSRMRSQRAPVSEHEASGPQLVTFPRPEVSINEKSQPAAIVAKTVVRGMAHVFSNENGALKVLEVNVPEVDWGKCQSLLGTNFDEISATLRILSYWLRLVDGSDLTGLSEGPRDWLNAIKPERDDPEPHCNILEQLAARHSDNWGAAQFPSSAYNSFRFAHQALRDRDTYMSQGWEPYPQHSEPEARTEAILKVGEGLRARLIGRDDESERLKAATASVAIAMALRYDGLYEPALAEALNAAEIIEGQDEHGRAVFNAFENAYDGAMRARDDESDTTPKTSIGDYEERLQQLMGSGNSFALGSKEAKLRFDVYNRIGRICYGMSEDKTDLAVEAGANSIPEKELEKKGYLEAARLAFVTALGTKEEGRNMIRTYWLKAKVEALLRDDKRALESVERAVETANKSEAESTTVFFDELVHELSKGHNGPENVLQLLDLVGHAQLVKGFMAETHRRIHKAAKKRGKPAAEKVKKTYAEAVNRLIEGENSSAQMLSIWWADFVRFVWAGFQADAADEAEEILRRALRVKVAGSVDTTIRIGWRLADMFLEQFLSSAKEKQESVDLKDNLAKKQAALDKMEDLMSQLQGLQADFEPYQSQISIPLSIMRRKLSPALSFFEGADQTFRGCVTTLTDEHQDNDAPSFQVLAKVLCLVPGLKKHAEIAASCQFYVIDDQLFTGETQSPVTCSYCEKQIGGDAEAEAVYLCCYCTNTFACKSCYDNKESSRSSKTTGDEIDDVVLQPACRPEHMYVSARGDDWGGTRDGKMVIKGEQERELSFQEWLDEVKREWEVAWQKSWGEPAL